The Macrobrachium rosenbergii isolate ZJJX-2024 chromosome 56, ASM4041242v1, whole genome shotgun sequence genome includes a region encoding these proteins:
- the LOC136836492 gene encoding uncharacterized protein: protein MSSLLLRVLCCGVVLSSCCGQQVGNFPYLIFDNVIQNQESILQILEETRLEIKQIKEVLLQRNLSPLEEKIEENTAVLQSVKENVANIQEGCLAQMDKNHKVMEQHIINDRETGERMLSECNETLREVLERVKSKPAG from the exons ATGTCTAGTCTCCTTCTCCGTGTACTGTGCTGTGGGGTCGTGTTATCCTCTTGCTGTGGACAACAAGTTGGGAACTTTCCTTATCTAATATTCGACAATGTGATTCAAAATCAAGAGTCTATTCTTCAGATCTTGGAAG agacaaggttagaaataaaacaaatcaagGAGGTTCTTCTTCAGAGAAATCTTTCGCCATTGGAAGAGAAAATAGAAG AGAACACGGCCGTACTGCAGAGCGTGAAAGAAAATGTTGCCAATATACAGGAAG gATGTTTGGCCCAGATGGACAAAAACCATAAGGTCATGGAACAACACATAATCAACG ATCGGGAAACTGGTGAGCGTATGCTGAGTGAGTGCAATGAAACTCTAAGGGAGGTTTTGGAACGTGTAAAAAGTAAACCGGCAGGGTAA